DNA sequence from the Streptomyces cinnabarinus genome:
ATCAACCGGCGACGGGACCGGCCGTGCCGGACAGAGCCTCCAGGTCGCTTTTACGGACCTTGATCACGAACCAGGCGGTGGCCAGGGCGAGTGCGCCCATCGAGGCGGCAGCCACGAAGCCCATGGAGATGCCTTGGGTGAGCACCTCGTGCCCCCACGGAGCGGGCAGCTGGTGGGTCTCGGCGAACTGGGCCTTCTGTTCCGGAGAGGCCTCTGCCATGAACTTGGCCATCTGCGTCTCCGCCTCGTCCTTGCTGGCCGAGCCGAACACCGTCGTCAGGATGGACAGACCGAGCGACCCGCCCACCTGCTGCATGGCGTTGAGCAGACCGGACGCCGCGCCGGCCTCGTGCTGGGCGACTCCGGAGACGGCGGTGATCGTCAGCGTCACGAAGTTCAGACCCATGCCGAAGCCGAACAGGAGCATCGGCCCGAGCACGCCGCCCACATACGAGCTGTCCGCGCTGATGAGGGCCTGCCAGGCCAGTCCGACCACCACGAGTGCCGAGCCGGTCAGCATGAACGGCTTGGGGCCCAGTACCGGCAGGAACCGCTGCGACAGACCCGCGCCGATGGCGATGACCACGGTCACCGGCAAGAAGGCGAGGCCCGCCTCGATCGGGCTGTACTCCAGCACGTTCTGCACGAAGAGCACGATGTAGAAGAACATGCCGAACATCGCCGCGGCCAGGCTCAGCATGATCACGTATGTGCCGGAGCGGTTGCGGTCGGCGAACATCCGCAGCGGGGTGATCGGCTCCTTGGCCCGCGACTCGATGAAGGCGAACGCGAGCAGCAGAGGCACCGCGGCGACGAACGAGCCGATGGTCAGGCTGTCGCGCCAGCCCTCGTCCGCGGCACGGATGAACCCGTAGACGAGGGACGCCATACCCAGCGTCGAGGTCAATGCGCCCGCGATGTCGAAGCGGCCGGTGTGCCGTTCGGACTCGTTGATGTAGAGCGGGGTGAGGACGGCGATCAGAACGCCGATCGGGACGTTGACGAAGAGCACCCACCGCCAGTCGAGCCACTCGGTGAGCATGCCGCCGGCGAGCAGTCCGATGGCGCCGCCGCCCGCGGAGACGGCGGCGAAGACACCGAACGCCCGGTTCCGTTCCGGTCCTTCGGGGAATGTCGTCGTGATGAGCGCCAGCGAGGTCGGCGACGCGATGGCGCCACCCACGCCCTGGAGCACGCGCGCGGCGAGCAACTGCCAGGGCTCCTGGGCGAGTCCGCCGAGCAGCGAGGCGAAGGTGAAGAGCAGGATGCCGGTCATGAAGACCCGGCGGCGACCGAGGATGTCACCGGCCCGGCCGCCGAGGAGCAGCAGACCGCCGAAGGTGAGGGTGTAGGAACTGACCACCCAGGTGAGGTCGGTCGTGCTGAACTTGAGTGCGTCTTGAATGTGCGGGAGTGCGATGTTCACAATCGTCGCGTCGAGTACCACCATGAGTTGGCATGCCGCGATGACGGTGAGCGCTATACCGGGTCGGCCCTGCCTGCGGGCCGCACCTGGTTTCTGGTCCTGCATCAACTGAGAGGTTGTCACTATGGGTCCCCCATAAGCGCCTTAGTGAACGCTCGCGTTCACTGT
Encoded proteins:
- a CDS encoding MFS transporter; its protein translation is MTTSQLMQDQKPGAARRQGRPGIALTVIAACQLMVVLDATIVNIALPHIQDALKFSTTDLTWVVSSYTLTFGGLLLLGGRAGDILGRRRVFMTGILLFTFASLLGGLAQEPWQLLAARVLQGVGGAIASPTSLALITTTFPEGPERNRAFGVFAAVSAGGGAIGLLAGGMLTEWLDWRWVLFVNVPIGVLIAVLTPLYINESERHTGRFDIAGALTSTLGMASLVYGFIRAADEGWRDSLTIGSFVAAVPLLLAFAFIESRAKEPITPLRMFADRNRSGTYVIMLSLAAAMFGMFFYIVLFVQNVLEYSPIEAGLAFLPVTVVIAIGAGLSQRFLPVLGPKPFMLTGSALVVVGLAWQALISADSSYVGGVLGPMLLFGFGMGLNFVTLTITAVSGVAQHEAGAASGLLNAMQQVGGSLGLSILTTVFGSASKDEAETQMAKFMAEASPEQKAQFAETHQLPAPWGHEVLTQGISMGFVAAASMGALALATAWFVIKVRKSDLEALSGTAGPVAG